In Blastopirellula sediminis, the following proteins share a genomic window:
- a CDS encoding cytochrome c biogenesis protein ResB has product MARPKLASSDQNLFVWGVLRLYEIAASLQLAVILLFGMALTLGIATAVEAAFNTNVVQFYVYQSWWFSLLYVLLAINIFCAAAIRFPWKRHQTGFVITHIGLLVLLFSGVVSRVWRIDSQVSVWENNVSDIRAFEPDHYRFALRIDRQIGSPLDPAESVEVDIPFKPGPFSWDDYQEGFQNIEVAKPEVANLFSPLFYLASRNHKGDVVYADGDIKLEVLDYYGDSHWEDGIPSVEMRLSMPAGRKMDANGQMVAGDMQWVPVKLGVHEVDGDTQYKFGVGDRQPMGAGAFTMAIAPDRAATVAFLEGGPKGEIGEKGQAVLFAGGKRFEINIAEAIDKDPTPLEGTPYAYEVISFMPSAVPSRKPNGGILWGDGEQSEVPQNPTVRIELTKDGKPYDELVLLADMPNFNAQAYDAEVYGSYWFNHGERDAAQLLQASGPGGSRIDVIQGVDKDGETKRLFYRYWNRKEVVASGELPLGGGKEEAVDAFKMPIAQLKMYVESYVPADKPSSTAVRDPFNPKMQMPTPAALVRLTKGDMSDEFWIQAHFGDPNAGHVDESTKHVMKVGDTTLTLAMPIESYDIGFRIFLEKFERRLDPGTAQPSHYSSDVHYVDRVRDRWLMIWDPATSSTKRVEFPLTIDSNSPSDIASGDGQIYWVDNGSPAAIWSMPIAALESGDFEQAKKIIPFGLNNPQQIACDAKGGKLYWTDWRKGRSGDEGVIRSANLDGSAPGSVMTFAGRPSGIAIDNERNWIYYTNDASGYVGRMHLDGTELTPDWVAIPEGRATDVVVDPATGNVYWTDQAKNVIRGATTDGSMLDKAPFLGSAGKGMPNSLAISDDYLYWTDIQPNPSDPTSRKHLSDPTFDRTKPREVLTRVRRIKLDGEGNDEDVATEMVKAPRGAALVDGKLMWTQSAVIKENVWITMNAPDAFRDPTYRRDLHVFQESFQGPFKPGSPQYAQFSKTERNDEEIYASVFTVNHDPGSALRYWGCLLVILGIATMFYMRAYFFKPRKREESPVDSRRPNAAETKLTDMVGKS; this is encoded by the coding sequence ATGGCTCGACCGAAACTGGCCTCCTCTGACCAAAATCTTTTCGTCTGGGGAGTGTTGCGTCTGTACGAAATCGCCGCGTCCCTGCAACTGGCGGTGATCTTGCTGTTTGGGATGGCGCTGACCCTGGGGATCGCGACGGCGGTCGAAGCGGCGTTTAACACCAACGTGGTGCAGTTTTACGTTTATCAGTCGTGGTGGTTCTCGCTCCTCTACGTGCTGTTGGCGATCAACATCTTCTGCGCCGCCGCAATTCGCTTTCCTTGGAAGCGTCATCAGACTGGTTTTGTGATCACGCACATCGGCCTGTTGGTTTTGCTCTTCAGCGGGGTCGTCAGTCGGGTCTGGCGAATCGACTCGCAAGTGAGCGTTTGGGAAAACAACGTCTCGGACATCCGCGCGTTTGAGCCGGATCATTACCGCTTCGCGCTGCGGATCGATCGTCAAATCGGCTCGCCGCTTGATCCGGCGGAGAGCGTCGAAGTCGACATCCCGTTCAAGCCGGGCCCGTTCAGCTGGGACGACTATCAAGAAGGCTTTCAAAACATCGAAGTCGCGAAGCCGGAAGTGGCGAATCTCTTTTCGCCGTTGTTCTATCTGGCCAGCCGAAATCACAAGGGAGACGTCGTTTACGCCGATGGCGACATCAAGCTCGAAGTCCTCGACTATTACGGCGACAGCCATTGGGAAGATGGGATTCCGTCGGTTGAAATGCGTTTGAGCATGCCGGCCGGGCGAAAGATGGACGCCAATGGCCAGATGGTCGCTGGCGACATGCAATGGGTTCCGGTCAAGCTCGGCGTGCATGAGGTCGACGGCGATACGCAATACAAGTTTGGCGTGGGAGATCGGCAGCCGATGGGCGCCGGGGCGTTCACGATGGCGATCGCTCCTGATCGCGCGGCGACGGTCGCCTTCCTGGAAGGTGGGCCGAAGGGTGAGATCGGCGAGAAGGGACAAGCGGTTCTCTTCGCCGGCGGCAAACGTTTTGAAATCAACATTGCCGAAGCGATCGACAAGGATCCGACCCCGCTCGAAGGAACTCCCTACGCGTACGAGGTAATCTCCTTCATGCCGTCGGCCGTTCCGAGCCGCAAACCGAACGGAGGCATCCTCTGGGGCGATGGCGAACAGAGCGAAGTCCCGCAGAACCCGACCGTTCGAATCGAATTGACCAAAGATGGTAAGCCGTACGACGAGCTGGTCCTGCTCGCCGATATGCCGAACTTCAACGCTCAAGCCTACGACGCCGAAGTCTACGGTTCGTACTGGTTTAATCATGGCGAAAGAGACGCCGCTCAACTATTGCAAGCGAGCGGCCCTGGCGGTTCGCGGATCGACGTGATCCAAGGGGTCGACAAGGATGGCGAAACGAAGCGGCTCTTCTATCGCTACTGGAATCGAAAGGAAGTGGTCGCGTCGGGCGAATTGCCGCTTGGCGGCGGCAAAGAAGAGGCGGTCGACGCCTTCAAGATGCCGATCGCGCAGCTGAAGATGTACGTTGAGAGCTACGTCCCGGCCGACAAACCTTCGTCGACCGCGGTTCGCGATCCGTTCAATCCCAAGATGCAAATGCCGACTCCGGCGGCGCTGGTCCGATTGACCAAGGGAGACATGTCGGACGAGTTCTGGATTCAGGCTCACTTCGGCGATCCGAACGCCGGCCATGTCGACGAGAGCACAAAGCACGTGATGAAGGTCGGCGATACGACGCTGACCTTGGCGATGCCAATTGAGTCGTACGACATCGGCTTCCGCATCTTCCTCGAAAAGTTTGAGCGTCGTCTCGATCCCGGCACCGCGCAGCCGTCGCACTATTCCAGCGACGTCCACTATGTCGATCGCGTCCGTGATCGTTGGCTGATGATCTGGGACCCGGCCACGAGCAGCACGAAGCGAGTTGAGTTTCCGTTGACGATCGACAGCAACTCGCCGAGCGACATCGCCAGCGGCGACGGTCAGATCTATTGGGTCGACAACGGTTCGCCGGCGGCGATCTGGAGCATGCCGATCGCCGCGCTCGAGTCAGGCGACTTCGAGCAAGCGAAGAAGATCATTCCGTTCGGTTTGAACAACCCGCAACAGATCGCGTGCGATGCGAAGGGTGGCAAGCTCTACTGGACCGATTGGCGCAAAGGACGTTCCGGCGACGAGGGGGTGATTCGCAGCGCCAATCTCGACGGTTCGGCCCCGGGAAGCGTGATGACGTTTGCGGGACGACCGAGCGGAATCGCCATCGATAACGAGCGCAATTGGATCTACTACACCAACGACGCCTCCGGTTACGTGGGGCGGATGCATTTGGATGGCACTGAGCTGACGCCCGATTGGGTCGCGATTCCCGAGGGACGCGCAACCGACGTCGTCGTTGATCCGGCGACCGGGAATGTCTACTGGACCGACCAGGCGAAGAACGTGATCCGGGGAGCGACGACCGACGGCAGCATGCTCGACAAGGCGCCGTTCCTTGGCTCGGCAGGTAAGGGAATGCCGAACTCGCTGGCGATCAGCGACGACTATCTCTACTGGACCGACATTCAGCCGAATCCGAGCGATCCGACCTCGCGCAAGCATTTGAGCGACCCGACCTTCGACCGGACCAAGCCGCGTGAAGTTTTGACCCGCGTCCGCCGAATCAAGCTCGACGGCGAGGGGAACGACGAGGACGTCGCGACCGAAATGGTCAAAGCTCCCCGTGGCGCCGCCCTGGTCGACGGCAAGCTGATGTGGACCCAGAGCGCCGTGATCAAAGAAAACGTCTGGATCACGATGAACGCGCCGGACGCGTTCCGCGATCCGACCTATCGCCGCGACTTGCACGTCTTCCAGGAAAGTTTCCAGGGGCCGTTCAAGCCGGGCTCGCCGCAATACGCTCAATTCTCCAAGACCGAACGGAACGACGAAGAAATCTACGCGTCGGTCTTTACCGTGAATCATGATCCCGGTTCGGCCCTCCGCTACTGGGGTTGTTTGTTGGTGATTCTGGGAATCGCCACGATGTTTTACATGCGGGCTTACTTTTTCAAGCCGCGCAAACGGGAAGAGTCGCCGGTTGACTCTCGCCGTCCTAACGCAGCAGAGACCAAGCTTACCGACATGGTCGGCAAGTCCTAG
- a CDS encoding MotA/TolQ/ExbB proton channel family protein produces MTARNTSKFWYNISGKLGWPVALGLAASAGFYALINQGVINSPLVVRYFAGHPVEYIETAMFFVGLAAILLKLQDVGRELASVGKIELPAPPRDGQMIEEAASLLDQLEEYPQRLQRHSLWRRLFQGIEHVHVSGNAAALQEELKYFADQDAERAYQSYSLVRIVIWATPMLGFLGTVIGITLALGNLSPEALVNEPKAAMESLLAGLSVAFDTTALALSLSIFLMFAQFVCDRVENELITVVDAAASAQLNGRFQQAGGSRDPSVAAIQRMAERMMNATEQLVERQTQLWRNTIDGAHHHWEEIVGASKRQLEDSLTAALSGSLERHAIALANAEQQVIRDIRVDWQDFQSALDANARLMREQQDQLSQQGEIMLRAVEAVGEIASLEQTLSRNLDSLAGAGHFEETVLSLAATINLLNNRIGDSGSRRIELEKKPSQGHAA; encoded by the coding sequence GTGACTGCAAGAAACACCTCGAAGTTCTGGTACAACATCAGCGGAAAACTTGGCTGGCCGGTCGCTCTTGGCCTGGCTGCCTCGGCTGGGTTCTACGCCCTGATCAACCAAGGCGTTATTAATAGCCCGCTGGTCGTCCGCTATTTCGCCGGACACCCGGTCGAATACATCGAAACGGCGATGTTCTTCGTCGGCCTCGCCGCGATCCTGTTGAAACTGCAGGATGTCGGTCGCGAATTGGCTTCGGTCGGCAAGATCGAACTCCCCGCGCCGCCGCGCGACGGTCAGATGATTGAAGAAGCGGCCAGCCTGCTCGATCAATTAGAAGAATATCCGCAGCGATTGCAGCGTCATTCGCTTTGGCGTCGACTCTTCCAGGGGATCGAACATGTCCATGTCAGCGGTAACGCCGCCGCCCTGCAGGAAGAACTGAAATACTTCGCCGATCAAGACGCCGAGCGAGCCTATCAAAGCTACTCGCTCGTTCGCATCGTGATCTGGGCGACGCCGATGCTCGGCTTTTTGGGTACGGTTATCGGCATCACGTTGGCCCTCGGCAATCTGTCGCCGGAAGCGCTTGTGAACGAACCGAAAGCGGCGATGGAAAGCCTGCTCGCCGGTTTGAGCGTCGCGTTCGATACGACTGCGCTCGCCCTCTCTCTCTCCATCTTCCTGATGTTCGCTCAGTTCGTTTGCGATCGCGTGGAGAATGAACTGATCACCGTCGTCGACGCCGCCGCTTCGGCTCAGCTCAACGGCCGCTTCCAGCAAGCCGGCGGCAGCCGCGACCCGAGTGTCGCCGCGATTCAGCGGATGGCCGAACGGATGATGAACGCGACCGAACAGTTGGTCGAACGACAAACGCAACTCTGGCGAAACACGATCGACGGCGCCCATCACCACTGGGAAGAAATCGTCGGCGCCAGCAAACGTCAGTTGGAAGACTCGCTGACCGCCGCGTTGTCCGGCTCGCTCGAACGCCATGCGATCGCCCTGGCCAACGCCGAACAACAAGTGATTCGCGACATCCGCGTCGACTGGCAAGACTTCCAATCGGCCCTGGACGCTAACGCTCGTTTGATGCGTGAACAACAAGATCAGCTGTCGCAACAAGGAGAAATCATGTTGCGAGCGGTGGAAGCGGTCGGCGAAATCGCTTCGCTGGAACAAACCCTCAGCCGCAACCTCGATTCGCTGGCCGGCGCCGGTCACTTTGAAGAGACCGTCCTTAGCCTCGCCGCGACGATCAACTTGCTGAACAACCGAATCGGCGACTCCGGCAGTCGTCGTATCGAACTGGAGAAGAAGCCCTCGCAAGGTCACGCGGCATGA
- a CDS encoding Glu/Leu/Phe/Val family dehydrogenase — MDQIAHDIFSHAVARLDKAFLHADIDQEAVHRLKHPKQVLEVTIPVRMDDGSLRIFTGYRVRHDATRGPTKGGIRFHPNVDLAEVKALAFWMTFKCAVANLPYGGGKGGVIVDPKELSRLELERLSRGYIERIADFIGPEVDVPAPDVYTNAMIMGWMMDEYSKIRRQHTPAVITGKPIPLGGSLGRDDATGRGAYYCIKELESKRGWKPEHQKVAVQGFGNAGQAVARLLHADGYNVVAVSDSRGGIYKETGFDVPSLAHVKNESRRLQAVYCEGSLCEAISADIITNEELLELDVDILIPAALENVITGENAPRIKAELIVEAANGPLSDEADDILNDKGTLVIPDILANAGGVTVSYFEWTQNRAGYYWPLELVHQRLHETMSREFNVVFNLANQKEIDMRTAAYVVALNRIGEAIASQGTAQYFTAQED, encoded by the coding sequence ATGGATCAGATAGCGCATGACATTTTCTCGCATGCTGTCGCCCGCTTGGACAAAGCCTTCCTGCACGCCGACATCGACCAGGAAGCGGTCCACCGTCTGAAGCATCCCAAGCAAGTATTGGAAGTGACCATTCCGGTCCGGATGGACGATGGGTCGCTGCGGATCTTTACCGGCTACCGCGTTCGCCACGATGCGACCCGCGGGCCAACCAAGGGAGGCATCCGCTTTCACCCCAATGTCGACCTCGCCGAGGTCAAAGCGCTCGCCTTCTGGATGACCTTCAAGTGTGCGGTCGCCAATCTTCCGTACGGAGGAGGGAAGGGGGGCGTCATCGTCGATCCGAAAGAGCTATCGCGGCTCGAACTGGAACGACTCTCCCGCGGCTACATCGAACGGATCGCCGACTTTATCGGCCCGGAAGTCGACGTCCCAGCGCCCGACGTTTATACCAACGCCATGATCATGGGCTGGATGATGGACGAATACTCGAAGATTCGTCGCCAACACACGCCGGCCGTGATCACCGGAAAACCGATTCCGCTCGGCGGCAGTCTTGGCCGCGACGACGCGACCGGCCGCGGCGCCTATTACTGCATCAAAGAGCTCGAATCGAAGCGAGGCTGGAAGCCGGAGCACCAGAAGGTCGCGGTGCAAGGTTTCGGCAACGCCGGCCAGGCGGTCGCCCGCCTATTGCACGCCGACGGCTATAACGTCGTCGCCGTCAGCGATTCGCGCGGTGGAATCTACAAAGAGACCGGCTTCGACGTCCCCAGCTTGGCGCATGTCAAAAACGAGTCGCGACGCTTGCAAGCGGTCTACTGCGAAGGCTCCCTCTGCGAAGCGATCTCGGCCGACATCATCACGAACGAAGAGCTGCTGGAACTCGACGTCGACATCCTGATTCCGGCCGCTCTGGAGAACGTCATCACCGGAGAGAACGCCCCCCGGATCAAAGCGGAGCTAATCGTCGAAGCGGCCAACGGCCCCCTCTCCGACGAAGCGGACGATATCCTCAACGACAAGGGAACGCTGGTCATCCCCGATATTCTGGCGAACGCCGGCGGCGTGACGGTCAGCTATTTCGAGTGGACGCAAAATAGGGCCGGCTACTACTGGCCGCTCGAACTGGTTCACCAGCGACTCCACGAGACGATGTCTCGCGAGTTCAACGTCGTCTTCAACCTGGCCAACCAGAAAGAGATCGACATGCGCACCGCCGCGTACGTCGTAGCGCTCAACCGCATCGGCGAAGCGATCGCGTCGCAAGGAACCGCTCAGTATTTCACCGCCCAGGAAGACTAA
- a CDS encoding helix-turn-helix domain-containing protein, with protein MAKLIPLSEAAQILGISEEQLVEMRSRNEIHGYRDGASWKFKETEIERIKSELASGGLSSHGDSGEDLIESPSDSDDDSEFELSLGGDDGSSGEIDSLLVQDEGRSGESGIIIGDELSVGGSDLKLADSDIELGFEGSSAIDPASDTNSNLNLDLEGSDVLNSSSINVPVDAEDDDDELLLAPMDKDDVGIGTEKRDPEGTGSGVSLALGEDDLDLGESAISAIDDLDSGELTLDAGDSGVSLVDPADSGIDIGMEPLDLSGSKVDAFDLAGDSGVEVDQDIASGLSAKGAGEDDFLLTPVEGELDDDDSGSQVIALDSDSIGSESALFGSGIDDGDFAAAEAGLEPIDDGGTMEVTSAGVPSAAAPVEAPYSVLNIISLAATAALVLVAGLMVTDLVRNMWSFDQPYAINSSIMDGIISLMGV; from the coding sequence ATGGCCAAATTAATCCCCCTCAGCGAAGCAGCTCAAATCCTGGGCATCTCGGAAGAGCAGCTGGTCGAAATGCGATCACGCAACGAGATCCACGGATATCGCGATGGGGCGAGCTGGAAATTCAAAGAAACCGAAATCGAACGGATCAAATCCGAGCTCGCTTCGGGCGGTCTTTCCAGCCACGGCGACAGCGGTGAAGATCTGATCGAATCCCCCAGCGACTCCGATGACGACAGCGAATTCGAATTGTCGCTCGGCGGCGATGACGGTTCGTCGGGCGAAATCGATTCGCTCCTCGTTCAAGACGAAGGTCGCAGCGGCGAGTCGGGGATTATCATCGGCGATGAGCTTTCTGTCGGCGGTAGCGACCTGAAGCTGGCTGATAGCGATATCGAGCTCGGCTTTGAAGGTTCCAGCGCCATTGATCCTGCTTCGGACACGAACAGCAACCTGAACCTCGATCTGGAAGGTTCGGACGTTCTCAACAGCTCGTCGATCAACGTTCCGGTTGACGCCGAAGACGATGACGATGAGTTGCTTCTGGCTCCGATGGACAAAGATGACGTCGGTATCGGCACTGAAAAACGAGATCCCGAAGGGACCGGCTCGGGCGTCAGCCTGGCGTTGGGCGAAGACGATCTCGACCTGGGCGAAAGTGCGATTTCGGCGATCGACGATCTCGATAGCGGCGAATTGACCCTCGATGCCGGCGACAGCGGCGTGAGTCTGGTCGATCCGGCCGACAGCGGCATCGACATCGGCATGGAACCGTTGGATCTTTCCGGCTCGAAGGTCGACGCCTTCGACCTGGCCGGCGATTCGGGCGTCGAAGTCGATCAAGACATCGCTTCCGGCCTTTCGGCCAAGGGCGCCGGCGAAGACGACTTCCTGCTCACCCCGGTCGAAGGGGAGCTGGATGACGACGACAGCGGTTCGCAGGTGATCGCGCTCGATTCGGACTCGATTGGTTCGGAATCGGCGCTGTTCGGCAGCGGCATCGATGATGGCGATTTCGCCGCGGCGGAAGCTGGCTTGGAGCCGATCGACGATGGCGGCACGATGGAGGTGACCTCCGCCGGCGTTCCTTCGGCGGCCGCTCCGGTGGAAGCTCCCTACAGCGTGCTGAACATCATCAGCCTGGCAGCGACGGCCGCCCTGGTACTGGTCGCGGGCTTGATGGTGACCGACCTGGTTCGCAACATGTGGTCGTTCGATCAGCCGTACGCGATCAACAGCTCGATTATGGACGGGATCATCAGCTTGATGGGGGTCTAA
- a CDS encoding cytochrome c biogenesis protein, translated as MKSIRPLLSAVSLALVALWFAPVVAAEKFDATIWKELPVYHNGRVKPLDTLANLVVEEITSHDKTSVKLNLNDYYVMDELIKSDYSGAMSILPEGKERKFQPSELLLSWLAEPQKWERVPFIIAEHEDVRKALGLQVNGPSGKRLRFVSPYEITHSVALRKFLLEIDTRRKAEGKDFAMTPAEEKVWDVLMKYALYRDVTFDPRLSITLNEAMPMPGGRDRLFYSVMAAAKVMSQEPNVKNQTLEDQFQMLMQLGGESPMALSANRLLTSYRALFSMLVNAQIDAHEFLENTNEDPLQPEDPPTLAEVEPLVADFRASAHELAELLRTERDRADTQQTLSRSQYETIKPMFQEMLVKTSELDRLGLEMQLGLYEGSDLVKKFNRNLTGTLYVAPALNAAALKKDRDTENMAQPWLGLTTILYGSGEVLKGYPQDKINQVKAAWKNLASEYVAGEPTEEAQVQLAAALRSIGEQTDVARRKLVAEDQQDEHILAYTAYPPADSPRIAAEVRYNALDPFMIAWIICLGATLCYSLSFGVMRKVMFWSGTALLVTAIVWSTYAFYLRITISGWAPVTNMYETVVFVPWVVAVLGAAFLLLPLIDRGRLEAWRATACPGTPEATPLTASQLETQGASAWNVMGIVASVTRIPLMVLTVWMLAFALYSDGNRPIISDLNPLTAFTLSSNVGKDAAIWLVKMLTLLITVYFVPRLLASSLYAVYFIPRDWLVNRSISTSLPAVLERSYFGLAASGAATFFFCVASFAPVLDENFSPLQPVLRSNMWLTVHVLTIVASYGAGMLSWALGVIALFFYMFGKYRPPVDPVNTPDGFRPAHQAQAELGYRPPEQCAILAGYCYRAIQVSVLLLATGTILGGLWADVSWGRFWGWDPKEVWALISLLVYLAILHGRFAGWFNNFGLVVGTILGFTMIVFSWYGVNFLLPMFSGGQAVGLHSYGFGEGGQGYVLGFVALNLVYLGLAAVRFQVTNVVKPATHQTDNVSRLVEDDEEMVIAESSDSKSEEETEEVSK; from the coding sequence ATGAAGTCGATTCGCCCCCTACTCTCGGCCGTCAGTCTTGCGCTGGTCGCCCTGTGGTTCGCCCCTGTCGTCGCCGCCGAAAAGTTTGATGCGACGATCTGGAAAGAACTGCCGGTCTATCACAACGGTCGCGTGAAGCCGCTGGATACGTTGGCCAACCTCGTGGTGGAAGAGATCACTTCGCACGACAAAACGTCGGTGAAGTTGAATCTGAACGACTACTACGTGATGGACGAGCTGATCAAGTCCGATTACTCCGGCGCGATGTCGATCTTGCCGGAAGGAAAGGAACGGAAGTTCCAGCCGTCCGAATTGCTGCTTAGCTGGTTGGCCGAACCGCAAAAGTGGGAACGCGTTCCCTTTATCATTGCCGAGCATGAAGACGTGCGCAAGGCGCTTGGGCTGCAAGTGAACGGTCCGTCCGGCAAGCGACTCCGTTTCGTCTCGCCGTACGAAATCACCCACTCGGTCGCGCTCCGCAAGTTCCTGCTCGAGATCGATACGCGTCGCAAGGCGGAAGGAAAAGACTTCGCCATGACGCCGGCGGAAGAGAAAGTGTGGGACGTGCTGATGAAGTACGCGCTCTACCGCGACGTGACGTTTGATCCTCGCTTGTCGATTACGCTGAACGAAGCGATGCCGATGCCCGGCGGACGCGATCGCTTGTTCTACAGCGTGATGGCCGCCGCGAAGGTGATGTCGCAAGAGCCGAACGTCAAGAATCAAACGCTCGAAGATCAATTTCAGATGCTGATGCAGCTCGGCGGCGAATCGCCGATGGCCCTCTCCGCCAACCGGCTGCTCACTTCGTATCGCGCCTTGTTCTCGATGCTGGTCAACGCTCAGATCGACGCGCACGAGTTTTTGGAAAACACCAATGAGGATCCGCTGCAGCCGGAAGATCCGCCGACTCTGGCCGAAGTCGAGCCGCTGGTCGCCGACTTCCGCGCTTCGGCTCACGAGCTGGCCGAGTTGCTCCGAACCGAACGCGATCGGGCCGATACGCAGCAGACGCTAAGTCGTTCGCAGTACGAGACGATCAAGCCGATGTTCCAGGAAATGCTGGTGAAGACGAGCGAGCTCGATCGACTCGGCCTCGAAATGCAGCTGGGCCTGTATGAAGGTTCGGACCTGGTCAAAAAGTTCAACCGCAACCTCACCGGCACGCTTTACGTGGCGCCGGCCCTGAACGCCGCGGCGCTGAAGAAAGATCGCGACACCGAAAACATGGCTCAGCCGTGGCTCGGTTTGACGACCATCCTGTATGGCTCCGGCGAAGTGCTGAAAGGATATCCGCAAGACAAGATCAATCAGGTCAAAGCGGCCTGGAAGAACCTGGCCAGCGAATACGTCGCCGGCGAGCCGACCGAAGAGGCGCAGGTGCAATTGGCCGCCGCACTCCGTTCGATCGGCGAACAGACCGACGTTGCACGTCGCAAACTGGTCGCGGAAGATCAGCAGGACGAACATATCCTCGCCTATACCGCCTATCCGCCGGCCGACAGCCCGCGGATCGCGGCCGAAGTTCGCTACAACGCGCTCGACCCGTTCATGATCGCCTGGATCATCTGTTTGGGCGCCACGCTCTGCTATTCCCTCTCGTTCGGCGTCATGCGGAAGGTGATGTTCTGGTCGGGGACTGCACTCCTGGTGACGGCGATCGTCTGGTCGACCTATGCGTTTTATCTCCGCATCACGATTAGCGGCTGGGCGCCGGTGACCAACATGTACGAGACGGTCGTCTTCGTGCCGTGGGTCGTCGCCGTTTTGGGCGCGGCGTTCTTGCTGTTGCCGCTGATCGATCGGGGGCGACTTGAAGCGTGGCGTGCAACGGCATGTCCTGGCACTCCGGAAGCGACTCCGCTGACCGCAAGCCAACTCGAAACGCAAGGAGCGTCGGCTTGGAACGTGATGGGAATCGTCGCCTCGGTGACTCGCATTCCGCTGATGGTCCTCACCGTCTGGATGTTGGCCTTCGCACTCTACAGCGACGGCAATCGTCCGATCATTTCCGACCTGAACCCACTGACCGCTTTCACGCTGTCGTCCAACGTTGGAAAAGACGCCGCGATCTGGCTGGTGAAGATGCTGACGTTGTTGATCACCGTCTACTTTGTGCCGCGACTGCTGGCGAGCAGCTTGTATGCGGTCTACTTCATCCCGCGGGATTGGTTGGTGAATCGGAGCATTTCGACCAGTCTGCCGGCGGTGCTGGAACGTTCGTACTTTGGCCTGGCCGCCTCGGGCGCCGCGACCTTCTTCTTCTGCGTCGCGTCGTTCGCCCCGGTGCTGGACGAGAACTTCTCGCCGCTGCAGCCGGTGTTGCGCTCGAATATGTGGCTCACGGTGCACGTGCTGACGATCGTCGCCAGCTACGGCGCTGGGATGTTGTCATGGGCGCTCGGCGTGATCGCCTTGTTCTTCTACATGTTCGGCAAGTATCGTCCGCCGGTTGATCCGGTGAATACTCCGGACGGTTTCCGTCCGGCTCATCAGGCGCAAGCGGAACTCGGCTATCGTCCGCCGGAACAGTGCGCCATCTTGGCTGGTTACTGCTACCGCGCGATTCAGGTCTCGGTGTTGCTCTTGGCGACCGGGACGATCTTGGGCGGTCTGTGGGCTGACGTCTCTTGGGGACGTTTCTGGGGTTGGGACCCGAAAGAAGTTTGGGCTTTGATCTCGCTGTTGGTTTACTTGGCGATTTTGCACGGCCGCTTCGCCGGCTGGTTCAACAACTTCGGCCTGGTCGTCGGGACGATTCTCGGTTTCACGATGATCGTCTTCTCGTGGTATGGAGTGAACTTCCTGCTGCCGATGTTCAGCGGCGGTCAGGCGGTTGGTCTCCACTCGTACGGCTTCGGCGAAGGGGGTCAGGGATACGTCCTCGGCTTCGTCGCGCTAAACCTGGTTTACCTCGGCCTCGCCGCGGTTCGTTTCCAGGTGACCAACGTCGTCAAACCGGCGACGCACCAGACCGACAACGTCTCGCGTCTCGTGGAGGACGATGAAGAGATGGTCATCGCCGAGTCGTCCGATTCCAAGTCGGAAGAAGAAACCGAAGAAGTCTCGAAGTAG